Proteins from one Mytilus galloprovincialis chromosome 11, xbMytGall1.hap1.1, whole genome shotgun sequence genomic window:
- the LOC143050918 gene encoding uncharacterized protein LOC143050918 yields MNMVKAIVKLWEPAFINLARMLAFNSIRALQCCQNCSDHHKSWQIMQIFLHAMGQELLLPYVHKVILEGGSPSAGYYYWLQGVQNPNYNFIKEVVFTYCLAIHVFRAGVRRNNTEAINIAKTKFSSLFFGLNMPFYMEITRDSLVRLQCQPTVIGFIGGHESHSVSGNDSKGEGGYFVLESKNRKTKMFIPAGLPDNNKWIQVCRNVDKLEKVIK; encoded by the exons ATGAATATGGTAAAGGCCATTGTGAAATTGTGGGAACCAGCCTTCATCAATCTTGCAAGAATGCTTGCATTTAACAGCATAAGGGCACTGCAGTGTTGTCAAAACTGTTCAG ATCACCATAAAAGTTGGCAGATAATGCAAATATTTCTCCATGCTATGGGCCAAGAACTTCTCCTTCCTTATGTACATAAGGTTATCCTAGAGGGTGGCTCTCCTTCTGCCGGTTATTACTACTGGCTGCAGGGTGTACAAAACCCTAATTATAATTTTATCAAAGAGGTTGTTTTCACCTACTGCCTAGCAATCCATGTGTTTAGGGCTGGAGTTCGCCGTAACAATACTGAAGCAATTAATATTGCTAAGACAAAGTTTTCCAGTTTGTTTTTCGGTTTGAACATGCCATTTTATATGGAAATAACAAGAGATTCTTTGGTTCGACTGCAATGTCAGCCTACTGTAATTGGCTTCATTGGCGGTCATGAATCTCACAGTGTCAGTGGTAATGATTCTAAAGGAGAAGGGGGATACTTTGTACTTGAAAGCAAAAATAGAAAGACAAAAATGTTTATACCTGCAGGTCTACCCGACAATAACAAGTGGATACAGGTGTGCAGAAATGTTGATAAACTGGAAAAAGTAATTAAATGA